A genomic region of Chlorobaculum parvum NCIB 8327 contains the following coding sequences:
- a CDS encoding rhodanese-like domain-containing protein encodes MAKANRNNVKNIAPSEALSMIRKGALLVDVRENREIDRKAFDVEEFMSVPMSKFQSQLHEIPTGRKVIIACHSGSRSGMASKMLANQGHKKVHNMQSGLIRWEREGLPVKKKPSQSPFAWITKMFRRKS; translated from the coding sequence ATGGCCAAGGCAAACAGGAACAATGTCAAAAATATCGCCCCGTCAGAAGCGCTCTCCATGATCAGAAAAGGGGCTTTGCTGGTCGATGTCCGGGAAAACCGTGAAATTGACCGAAAGGCGTTCGATGTGGAAGAGTTCATGTCGGTGCCGATGAGCAAGTTCCAGAGCCAGCTTCATGAAATCCCAACTGGACGCAAGGTCATTATTGCCTGCCACAGCGGTAGCCGAAGCGGGATGGCCTCGAAAATGCTGGCAAACCAGGGTCATAAAAAAGTGCACAATATGCAGAGCGGCCTCATCCGCTGGGAACGCGAAGGGCTGCCGGTAAAGAAAAAGCCCTCACAGAGCCCATTCGCATGGATTACGAAGATGTTTCGCCGGAAATCATAA
- a CDS encoding serine protease, with translation MIQHLLRALILLVMVSASQAFPGLLYAKSASEIFAQASQSIVVVYNYDNKGIKQQLGSGVVMPDGKVATNFHVVNRANKITVLFNGKEFEAKATHSDPKRDICLLDVEGLNAPGAVIGNASQLKVGEKVYAIGAPEGFEKTLSDGIVSGFRTVDGGNYIQTTTPISPGSSGGGLFDEEGRLVGLPTFYMVSGKSLNFAVPVEWVLEASKPQLSHAKKTRQCSEWLNKAAAYEKNKDWSGMIRHCTLWTKTQPKNCDAWYCLGIAYNRIQNAQNAISAFQNAVQIKPDNSKAWNDLGFAYVVAGMKLEAIEAYKKSILTNQNNAAAWQNIGILYLKKGDLDMATESFQQAVQIKPDYLSAWVNLGISLQANGSPKEAIQAFTKAISINGNNSVIWNNLGLAYRDNGNVDQSIDAFRHALQINPNYDTARNNLAETYRLTGRVDESINTYIQSTEINLNDSTAWQALGDAYTKNHQSDKALEAFKQALRCDPNNVKALVGLGRHYATKKNRVVAMDVYRRLKNIDSGVAKDYLKNYLL, from the coding sequence ATGATCCAGCATCTTCTTAGAGCACTTATCCTGCTTGTGATGGTGTCAGCAAGCCAAGCCTTTCCAGGACTGCTTTATGCCAAATCGGCAAGCGAGATCTTTGCGCAAGCATCCCAAAGCATCGTCGTTGTCTACAATTACGATAACAAAGGTATCAAGCAACAACTTGGCAGTGGCGTTGTCATGCCTGACGGCAAGGTCGCAACCAATTTTCATGTTGTCAACAGGGCAAATAAAATCACGGTTCTCTTTAACGGAAAAGAGTTCGAAGCCAAAGCAACCCACTCCGATCCAAAGCGTGATATATGCCTGCTGGACGTCGAGGGGCTGAACGCACCAGGTGCCGTTATAGGCAATGCCAGCCAGCTCAAGGTGGGAGAAAAGGTCTATGCAATAGGAGCACCGGAAGGCTTTGAAAAAACACTTTCCGACGGAATTGTTTCAGGATTCAGGACTGTCGATGGCGGAAACTATATTCAGACGACAACTCCGATATCTCCCGGTTCAAGCGGTGGAGGTTTGTTCGATGAAGAAGGTCGTTTGGTAGGACTCCCCACGTTTTACATGGTCAGCGGCAAAAGCCTCAATTTCGCCGTTCCGGTCGAATGGGTGCTTGAAGCCTCCAAGCCACAACTAAGCCATGCGAAAAAGACGAGGCAATGCTCCGAGTGGCTTAACAAAGCTGCCGCTTATGAAAAAAACAAGGATTGGTCAGGCATGATCAGGCATTGTACCCTGTGGACCAAGACCCAGCCAAAAAACTGTGATGCCTGGTACTGCTTAGGTATTGCCTACAACCGCATTCAAAATGCACAAAACGCCATCAGTGCGTTTCAAAATGCGGTGCAGATCAAACCGGATAACTCTAAAGCATGGAATGACCTTGGTTTTGCTTATGTCGTTGCAGGGATGAAACTCGAAGCCATCGAGGCCTATAAAAAATCGATCCTCACGAACCAGAACAATGCTGCAGCATGGCAAAACATAGGGATACTGTACCTAAAAAAAGGCGACCTTGATATGGCTACAGAATCTTTCCAGCAGGCAGTACAAATCAAGCCTGATTATCTCTCAGCATGGGTCAACCTCGGAATATCGCTGCAAGCAAACGGAAGTCCGAAAGAAGCCATCCAAGCCTTCACAAAAGCCATCAGTATTAATGGCAACAACTCTGTTATATGGAATAACCTTGGCTTAGCCTACAGGGATAACGGCAATGTCGACCAATCGATCGATGCCTTCAGGCATGCACTGCAAATCAATCCAAATTATGATACCGCACGAAACAACCTGGCCGAAACCTATCGTCTGACAGGACGTGTGGATGAAAGCATCAATACCTACATTCAGTCGACAGAAATAAATCTGAACGATTCAACAGCATGGCAAGCCCTCGGGGATGCATATACGAAGAACCATCAAAGCGACAAAGCTTTAGAGGCCTTCAAACAGGCATTGCGATGCGACCCGAACAATGTTAAAGCACTGGTCGGTTTAGGCAGACATTACGCAACCAAAAAAAATCGTGTCGTAGCTATGGACGTATACCGTCGGCTGAAAAATATCGACTCTGGAGTGGCAAAGGATTATCTCAAGAATTACCTCCTCTGA
- a CDS encoding two-partner secretion domain-containing protein: MNKIFRIVWSAVKDKWIVVSEKSSAKGAYMFTVGAIMSLAAFMAMASPAMALDPGALPTGGQVAAGSASITTSGTQMTVDQATQQLIANWSTFNIGEDASVNFVQPNSTSVALNRISDQNPSEILGTLSANGNLMLVNRAGVMFGKTATVNVGGLVASSLDISDSDFLTGNYQFTNAGSAGSVVNEGAITANGGVVAMIAPKVTNNGTISAPSGSVAMMAGDQVTVQFLGDGMISYTVDKGTIDALVENNSLIQAGDGYVVMTAKAADALTKSVVNQTGIVQATGIKADGGRIILDADGGQVNLSGTLDVSSAAGNGGSVVVTGDEVNVQSGALIAADATDNGDGGTVVLSSDEATTFAGTISAEGGPNGGNGGFAEVSSLGSLDITGHASLLAPAGTVGTLLLDPHSIAIIDGANDGVAPSGEYSKITNGWLAYQLNLSTVDLVATNDINFLADLTYSGSASTLTLNAPTIVLTGDGTSFSINASTADLNLNFGTATDQNTLLLADATITTLGDVTFNGNVGGDHDLTITAAQVTFNNGATGGFSGSYWDGTIGSSPNDYYFTYSGASLNNTVFTLDFTTATVTSDKNGGTNVPITGEFLPGNATFRVGDNIHLNFNGNNARAGTEPVVVYGADGLPIDSSYYEIMGTGQGYLVFNSEVEVSRITFTEGNASGAEISGTWIGPSYNVVDVLSAPVLTNLDITGPTYITGNITTTEDQTYVGNVALNSNSVLTARDVAMSSLVNLGSYDLTVNNTGTASYIAGTISGTGSLTKDGTGTLVLIGNNTYSGTTTISDGTLRVGSGMTSGTLGTGNVLDNSHLVFNRSDTSSYAGVISGTGDVTKDGAGTLILTGDNTYSGTTTINAGTLQVGNNGTTGTLGTGQVTDDANLLFYRSNSYDLDEVAAGGIVGDGNVTLASTGGDVSITNATIAMSSGSTITVFSGTPDTANLFAQMSGPDKSALKYKAYGVEYGDVSIPTNGTYNFFYRTEPTLTVTLTDSKTYDGTNTANNPQLVSVVSSVDDGDSFDSLDYSDLVTSDVTFDGVNAGSHNLNFDVIDNEVTPIVVDNWSISGYDVQGAGTGTITQAPLTITGGTTSHQYDGTQYTNTYSVTSGTLYGSDAVTGVTTLGTGTNAGTYNDNLTSATGSGLSNYDIDFVNGSLTITQAPLTITGGTTSHQYDGTQYTNTYSVTSGTLYGSDAVTGVTTLGTGTNAGTYNDNLTSATGSGLSNYDIDFVNGSLTITQAPLTITGGTTSHQYDGTQYTNTYSVTSGTLYGSDAVTGVTTLGTGTNAGTYNDNLTSATGSGLSNYDIDFVNGSLTITQAPLTITGGTTSHQYDGTQYTNTYSVTSGTLYGSDAVTGVTTLGTGTNAGTYNDNLTSATGSGLSNYDIDFVNGSLTITQAPLTITGGTTSHQYDGTQYTNTYSVTSGTLYGSDAVTGVTTLGTGTNAGTYNDNLTSATGSGLSNYDIDFVNGSLTITQAPLTITGGTTSHQYDGTQYTNTYSVTSGTLYGSDAVTGVTTLGTGTNAGTYNDNLTSATGSGLSNYDIDFVNGSLTITQAPLTITANDDSKTYDAVAYTGGNGVTYFGFVNGEDISILGTLVYTGNSQGAINAGTYQIIPAIEEEEPGYYNYSITYNPGTLTIEQSLNPADVVELIPPGPVILPEDVIGGKGSNPLVNTTGMDFGSFAELTTGSAAELIADGSAEETGGGTLLEQSGVSGETRTVAMGSEGEVASSEMTSGTVEEATAQVVVKLVRNAEAGTTGLIDVLIPEAMLRSSSAITFELPKEVKGLLLKGDGNETVKLENNNPLPAWITYNRGSKSFTAINPPSNAFPMKVAITDSAMLSWVVDISIR; the protein is encoded by the coding sequence ATGAACAAGATATTTCGCATTGTCTGGTCAGCGGTGAAAGATAAATGGATCGTCGTGTCGGAGAAAAGTTCGGCAAAAGGCGCCTACATGTTCACCGTAGGGGCTATTATGAGCCTCGCAGCATTTATGGCAATGGCATCGCCAGCAATGGCCCTCGATCCGGGAGCATTGCCTACTGGTGGTCAGGTCGCGGCAGGTAGCGCGAGCATCACCACCAGCGGCACCCAGATGACGGTCGATCAGGCGACCCAGCAGCTCATTGCCAACTGGAGCACCTTCAACATCGGTGAGGACGCTTCCGTGAATTTTGTTCAGCCGAATTCTACTTCGGTTGCGCTCAACAGGATTTCCGACCAAAACCCCAGCGAGATTCTGGGTACGCTTTCGGCGAATGGCAATTTGATGCTTGTAAACCGTGCTGGCGTCATGTTTGGCAAAACCGCGACCGTGAATGTCGGTGGTTTGGTGGCTTCTTCGCTTGATATCAGTGACAGCGATTTCCTTACGGGAAACTACCAGTTTACGAACGCAGGTTCGGCCGGTTCAGTAGTCAACGAAGGAGCGATAACAGCCAATGGTGGCGTCGTCGCGATGATAGCGCCGAAGGTTACCAACAACGGAACGATCAGCGCCCCGTCAGGAAGCGTGGCCATGATGGCCGGTGACCAGGTTACGGTTCAGTTTCTGGGTGACGGTATGATCAGCTATACTGTGGACAAGGGAACGATTGATGCTCTTGTTGAGAATAACAGCCTCATTCAGGCTGGCGACGGCTACGTGGTGATGACTGCCAAGGCAGCCGATGCGCTGACGAAGTCGGTGGTCAACCAGACGGGCATCGTTCAGGCCACAGGCATTAAGGCCGATGGTGGTCGGATCATTCTCGATGCCGATGGCGGGCAGGTCAACCTCTCAGGTACGCTGGACGTTTCGTCTGCCGCAGGCAACGGCGGATCGGTTGTCGTTACCGGTGACGAGGTGAATGTGCAGAGTGGCGCCTTGATTGCTGCTGACGCGACTGATAATGGTGACGGCGGTACCGTCGTTCTCTCTTCCGACGAGGCGACTACCTTTGCGGGTACCATATCGGCTGAGGGTGGCCCGAACGGCGGAAACGGTGGATTTGCCGAGGTGAGTTCCCTTGGTTCTCTTGACATTACTGGTCATGCTTCCTTGCTGGCTCCTGCAGGAACAGTTGGCACTCTTTTACTGGATCCCCATAGCATTGCTATTATTGATGGTGCCAATGATGGGGTAGCACCCTCCGGAGAATATTCAAAGATTACTAACGGCTGGCTTGCTTACCAGCTGAATCTCTCGACGGTTGACCTTGTGGCAACCAACGACATCAATTTTCTTGCTGATCTGACTTATTCAGGTTCCGCAAGCACATTGACCCTTAACGCTCCTACCATTGTATTGACAGGGGACGGAACGAGTTTCTCCATTAACGCCAGTACCGCAGACTTAAACCTCAACTTTGGTACTGCTACAGACCAGAATACGCTTCTGCTTGCCGACGCAACGATCACTACGCTCGGTGATGTTACGTTCAACGGCAATGTCGGTGGTGATCATGATCTGACAATTACCGCAGCGCAGGTCACGTTCAACAACGGGGCTACAGGTGGGTTCAGTGGTAGTTACTGGGATGGAACAATCGGTTCGTCACCGAACGACTACTATTTCACTTATTCTGGTGCAAGCCTGAACAATACGGTTTTCACTCTTGACTTTACAACGGCAACTGTTACTTCTGATAAAAATGGGGGTACAAACGTACCAATTACCGGTGAGTTTTTGCCAGGCAATGCCACCTTTAGGGTTGGTGATAATATTCACCTCAACTTTAATGGAAATAATGCTCGTGCCGGTACCGAGCCCGTTGTAGTTTATGGTGCAGATGGGTTGCCGATTGACTCTTCGTACTATGAAATTATGGGTACCGGGCAAGGATACCTTGTGTTCAATTCTGAAGTCGAGGTATCAAGAATCACCTTTACTGAGGGGAACGCGAGTGGGGCTGAAATTTCTGGAACATGGATTGGCCCTAGTTACAACGTGGTCGACGTGCTTTCAGCACCGGTACTGACCAACCTTGACATTACGGGCCCGACCTATATCACAGGGAACATTACGACCACCGAAGACCAGACGTATGTCGGCAATGTAGCTCTTAACAGTAACTCGGTGCTGACAGCCCGGGATGTTGCGATGAGCTCCTTGGTCAATCTTGGGAGTTATGACCTGACGGTGAACAATACCGGCACTGCCAGCTATATAGCTGGGACGATCAGTGGCACTGGCTCGCTGACCAAGGACGGTACAGGTACGCTGGTGCTGATAGGTAATAACACCTATAGCGGTACGACCACCATTAGTGATGGAACGCTGCGGGTTGGCTCGGGTATGACGAGTGGTACGCTGGGTACTGGCAATGTGCTCGATAACTCTCATCTGGTGTTTAACCGTTCTGATACTTCCAGCTATGCCGGAGTGATTTCGGGAACAGGAGACGTGACCAAGGACGGAGCAGGCACGCTGATACTAACTGGTGATAACACCTATAGCGGTACGACTACGATTAATGCTGGCACGCTTCAGGTCGGCAACAACGGAACGACCGGTACCTTGGGTACTGGCCAGGTGACCGACGACGCAAACCTGCTGTTCTACCGTTCCAACAGTTATGACCTTGACGAGGTGGCTGCTGGAGGCATCGTTGGTGACGGCAATGTCACCTTGGCATCGACGGGTGGGGATGTCTCTATCACCAATGCCACGATTGCGATGTCATCTGGAAGTACCATTACAGTCTTTTCTGGTACACCGGATACCGCTAATCTGTTTGCTCAGATGTCGGGACCTGATAAATCGGCTCTCAAATACAAAGCCTATGGTGTTGAGTATGGTGATGTGTCGATTCCAACGAATGGCACGTACAACTTCTTCTATCGCACAGAGCCAACTCTGACGGTCACACTGACTGATTCGAAGACTTATGACGGCACGAACACGGCAAATAATCCTCAGCTTGTAAGTGTTGTTTCAAGTGTTGACGACGGCGACTCATTTGATAGCCTTGATTACAGTGATTTAGTTACGAGCGATGTCACTTTTGATGGCGTTAATGCAGGTTCGCACAATTTGAACTTTGACGTCATTGATAACGAAGTAACGCCGATCGTTGTCGACAACTGGTCTATTTCTGGATACGATGTGCAGGGCGCAGGTACAGGTACGATCACGCAGGCCCCATTGACGATCACGGGCGGCACGACGAGTCACCAGTACGACGGAACCCAGTACACCAACACCTACAGCGTTACCTCTGGTACACTGTATGGAAGTGATGCGGTGACCGGTGTAACGACGCTGGGCACAGGCACGAATGCCGGCACGTACAACGACAATCTGACGTCGGCAACGGGCAGTGGCCTGTCGAACTACGACATCGATTTCGTGAACGGCTCACTGACGATCACGCAGGCCCCATTGACGATCACGGGCGGCACGACGAGTCACCAGTACGACGGAACCCAGTACACCAACACCTACAGCGTTACCTCTGGTACACTGTATGGAAGTGATGCGGTGACAGGAGTGACGACGCTGGGCACGGGCACGAATGCCGGCACGTACAACGACAATCTGACGTCGGCAACGGGCAGCGGCCTGTCGAACTACGACATCGATTTCGTGAACGGCTCACTGACGATCACGCAGGCCCCATTGACGATCACGGGCGGCACGACGAGTCACCAGTACGACGGAACCCAGTACACCAACACCTACAGCGTTACCTCTGGTACACTGTATGGAAGTGATGCGGTGACCGGTGTAACGACGCTGGGCACAGGCACGAATGCCGGCACGTACAACGACAATCTGACGTCGGCAACGGGCAGCGGCCTGTCGAACTACGACATCGATTTCGTGAACGGCTCACTGACGATCACGCAGGCCCCATTGACGATCACGGGCGGCACGACGAGTCACCAGTACGACGGAACCCAGTACACCAACACCTACAGCGTTACCTCTGGTACACTGTATGGAAGTGATGCGGTGACCGGTGTAACGACGCTGGGCACAGGCACGAATGCCGGCACGTACAACGACAATCTGACGTCGGCAACGGGCAGTGGCCTGTCGAACTACGACATCGATTTCGTGAACGGCTCACTGACGATCACGCAGGCCCCATTGACGATCACGGGCGGCACGACGAGTCACCAGTACGACGGAACCCAGTACACCAACACCTACAGCGTTACCTCTGGTACACTGTATGGAAGTGATGCGGTGACAGGAGTGACGACGCTGGGCACAGGCACGAATGCCGGCACGTACAACGACAATCTGACGTCGGCAACGGGCAGCGGCCTGTCGAACTACGACATCGATTTCGTGAACGGCTCACTGACGATCACGCAGGCCCCATTGACAATCACGGGCGGCACGACGAGTCACCAGTACGACGGAACCCAGTACACCAACACCTACAGCGTTACCTCTGGTACACTGTATGGAAGTGATGCGGTGACAGGAGTGACGACGCTGGGCACGGGCACAAATGCCGGCACGTACAACGACAATCTGACGTCGGCCACGGGCAGTGGGCTGTCGAACTACGACATCGATTTCGTGAACGGCTCACTGACGATCACGCAGGCCCCATTGACGATCACGGCCAATGACGACTCCAAGACCTATGATGCGGTGGCATACACAGGCGGCAACGGTGTCACGTACTTTGGTTTCGTCAATGGGGAAGACATCAGTATTCTTGGTACGCTCGTTTACACGGGCAATAGCCAAGGTGCCATCAATGCTGGGACCTATCAGATAATTCCAGCTATTGAGGAGGAAGAACCGGGATATTACAATTATTCCATCACGTATAATCCAGGTACCCTTACGATTGAGCAGAGCCTTAATCCGGCTGATGTTGTTGAACTGATTCCTCCGGGTCCCGTTATCCTGCCGGAAGATGTCATCGGCGGTAAAGGCTCTAATCCTCTGGTTAACACAACTGGTATGGATTTCGGCAGCTTCGCGGAACTGACTACTGGTAGTGCTGCCGAGCTTATCGCTGACGGCTCAGCTGAAGAGACTGGTGGTGGCACGCTGCTTGAGCAGAGTGGTGTGTCTGGCGAGACCAGGACGGTAGCTATGGGCAGTGAAGGTGAGGTCGCTTCATCCGAGATGACCTCTGGAACCGTCGAAGAGGCTACTGCTCAGGTGGTTGTCAAACTGGTCAGGAATGCTGAGGCAGGTACGACAGGCTTGATCGATGTTCTTATCCCTGAAGCAATGCTTCGCAGTAGTTCAGCTATTACGTTTGAACTTCCAAAAGAGGTGAAAGGGCTGCTGTTGAAAGGTGATGGTAATGAAACCGTGAAGCTGGAAAACAATAATCCTCTTCCGGCATGGATCACCTACAACAGAGGTAGTAAATCCTTCACCGCGATCAATCCGCCATCAAATGCCTTCCCGATGAAGGTGGCGATAACCGATTCTGCAATGCTTAGCTGGGTTGTCGACATTTCGATTCGTTAA
- a CDS encoding ShlB/FhaC/HecB family hemolysin secretion/activation protein: MRTKIIGFGFAGLVLTAGTLQAAPFAPTPDAGSLLREQEPQRMLPSDQLKKPEVEPFEEGMQPDDGVRVRVKGFSFQGYEGVITEKELNNIVASSVGQELSFGDLQRLTNKITSVLKERGWFLSWAYLPKQDITQGIIIIRVEQGKSDGTVRYNLEQAPRLKQCFLENMIGDSVAKGKAMNQKEFEKAVVLMNDIPGVISAKASLSSGFYSGTSQIDLTVVEGPLVSGNVSEDNFGNRYTGEWRTNAQVTLNDLSGCGDKLDFTGTYSGDLRQGAINYSFPILYDGLRGNVGFKAMHYELGKELSVYGFDGGSYEINLGLDYPIIRTRKSIMVASAGYAYRELKDQWYNGQTYRERYTNDVSFGLKGERWDSILGNSYTSFRAMVTLGDLNRPVDLLGTNLAETGQFSRFNFALYHLHHLAPQTTASISWTGQLAPQNLDTSEQFSLGGPYGVRAYPLGEGLGDQGQMINVDLRYAIPVESLRGSVQLFGFYDAGQVQLHHDLKGTNVDTATGKNTYWLQGAGLGVNYDYSSRFSLRGSWAHAIGKNPGRDIYGNNSDGKDDRDRFWLQAVLFF; this comes from the coding sequence ATGAGAACAAAGATAATAGGATTTGGTTTTGCGGGGTTAGTGCTTACCGCAGGCACTCTGCAAGCTGCACCATTCGCACCGACCCCTGATGCGGGTAGTCTCCTGCGCGAACAGGAACCGCAGCGCATGCTCCCCTCCGATCAGTTGAAGAAGCCTGAGGTGGAGCCATTCGAAGAGGGAATGCAACCAGATGACGGAGTGCGTGTCCGTGTCAAGGGGTTCTCATTCCAAGGCTACGAAGGGGTGATTACTGAGAAAGAGCTCAACAATATTGTGGCGTCATCCGTAGGACAGGAGCTTTCTTTTGGCGACCTCCAAAGGCTGACAAACAAGATTACGTCAGTTCTCAAGGAGAGGGGTTGGTTCCTGTCGTGGGCCTACCTTCCGAAGCAGGATATTACCCAGGGGATAATCATTATCCGGGTTGAGCAGGGCAAGAGCGATGGCACCGTCCGCTACAATTTGGAACAAGCACCAAGGCTCAAGCAATGCTTTCTTGAGAATATGATCGGTGATTCTGTGGCCAAAGGTAAGGCCATGAATCAGAAAGAGTTTGAGAAGGCTGTCGTGTTGATGAACGATATTCCTGGTGTCATCAGCGCCAAAGCTTCGCTCTCTTCAGGATTTTATTCCGGAACGAGTCAGATAGATCTCACCGTGGTTGAAGGCCCCCTGGTTTCAGGAAACGTGTCGGAAGACAACTTTGGAAACCGCTATACAGGTGAGTGGCGTACTAATGCTCAGGTGACGTTGAATGATCTGAGTGGATGCGGAGACAAGCTCGATTTCACAGGTACCTATTCCGGTGATCTGAGGCAGGGCGCAATCAATTACTCTTTCCCGATTCTCTACGATGGTCTCAGGGGTAACGTGGGGTTCAAGGCAATGCACTATGAATTGGGTAAGGAGTTGTCGGTTTACGGATTTGATGGCGGCAGTTATGAAATCAATCTTGGCCTTGACTATCCGATTATAAGGACCCGGAAGTCAATTATGGTTGCTTCGGCGGGTTACGCATACCGGGAGTTGAAAGATCAGTGGTACAATGGTCAGACCTACCGTGAACGCTATACGAATGACGTGTCCTTTGGCCTGAAAGGAGAGCGTTGGGATTCCATCTTGGGAAACTCGTACACTTCGTTCCGTGCCATGGTGACATTGGGCGATTTGAACCGCCCTGTTGACCTGCTGGGCACCAACCTGGCTGAGACGGGCCAGTTTTCGAGATTCAATTTCGCCCTGTATCATCTTCACCATCTCGCCCCCCAGACGACTGCAAGCATTTCGTGGACGGGTCAGCTTGCGCCACAGAACCTCGATACGAGCGAGCAATTTTCATTGGGCGGCCCCTACGGCGTAAGGGCTTATCCGCTTGGCGAAGGCTTGGGTGACCAAGGCCAGATGATCAATGTGGATTTGCGTTATGCTATACCGGTAGAATCGCTTCGTGGAAGTGTTCAGCTTTTCGGTTTCTACGATGCGGGTCAGGTCCAGTTACATCATGATCTGAAAGGGACGAATGTCGATACAGCAACGGGAAAGAACACCTACTGGTTGCAGGGCGCCGGTCTTGGAGTCAATTACGATTACTCTTCGAGGTTCAGCCTTCGGGGTAGCTGGGCGCATGCGATCGGCAAGAATCCCGGCAGGGACATTTACGGAAACAATTCCGACGGCAAAGATGATCGTGATCGTTTCTGGCTTCAAGCAGTGCTTTTTTTCTGA
- a CDS encoding type 1 glutamine amidotransferase, which translates to MNNKLLIVQNISHEGPGILADLLKEHGIDFKLCDLSKGETAPDPAGFAGMVVLGGPQSANDATPQIISELALIKKALDSGVPYLGICLGLQLLVKARGGNVVKCPRQEIGFREPDGEPFMVELTDDDKRDALFHGMPERLRVFQLHGETVELADGMTLLATGRGCTNQVVRVGSNAWGLQCHFEMTPEMFESWIGIDADLKAMNRNELLAEFDAISEEYAETGRSILLNFLAVTGLVKA; encoded by the coding sequence ATGAACAACAAACTGCTCATCGTCCAGAACATCAGCCATGAAGGCCCCGGAATCCTTGCCGATTTGCTGAAAGAGCATGGAATCGACTTCAAGCTCTGCGATCTTTCGAAGGGCGAAACCGCACCCGATCCGGCGGGCTTTGCTGGCATGGTGGTACTCGGCGGGCCGCAGAGCGCCAATGACGCGACACCGCAGATCATCAGCGAACTGGCGCTGATCAAGAAGGCGCTTGACTCTGGCGTACCGTACCTCGGCATCTGCCTCGGCTTGCAGCTCCTTGTGAAAGCTCGCGGCGGCAACGTGGTGAAGTGCCCCCGGCAGGAGATCGGGTTCCGCGAACCTGACGGCGAACCGTTCATGGTGGAGCTAACGGACGACGACAAGCGCGACGCGCTTTTCCATGGGATGCCGGAGCGGTTGCGGGTGTTTCAGCTTCACGGTGAAACGGTAGAGTTGGCGGACGGTATGACGCTGCTCGCCACGGGGCGCGGCTGCACGAATCAGGTGGTGCGGGTCGGAAGCAACGCATGGGGGCTGCAATGCCACTTCGAGATGACGCCCGAGATGTTCGAGAGCTGGATCGGCATCGACGCCGACCTGAAGGCGATGAATCGCAATGAGCTGCTCGCGGAGTTCGATGCCATCAGCGAGGAATACGCCGAAACCGGGCGTTCGATCCTGCTGAACTTCCTCGCCGTAACCGGCCTCGTCAAAGCGTGA